CAGCGGGCGGCCAGGGACACGCCGATCAGGAGGACGCTGGCGAGGAGCTGCCGTCCGGTCGTCCGGGTGAGCAGCACGTCCAGGCCGATAAAGGCGAACAGCAGGATGTTCAGCACCTGATCGGCGGTTTCCCAGAAGCCCTCGACGTGGGCGCGGGTGTCCGGGCTGAAGGCCTGCTCCTTCACGGCGGAGATCACCAGCCCGGCGACCACCATCGCCAGCGGGCCGCTGACGCCCAGCGCGGTCGCCGCGACGTACCCGCCCACCACCAGCGCGAGCGTGAGCAGCACCTCCACCGCGTGCTGCTCGATGGACCGCAGCATCAGGTATCCCACGCCTCCCAGCAGCGCCCCGAACAGCATCCCGCCCAGCGCCTCCCGCACGAACAGGCTCAGGGCACCCAGAACGCTCGGCTCGGCGTGGCTGGGCCCGATCCCCGCCAGGCCCGCCAGCACCAGGAAGATCACCACCCCCACCCCGTCGTTAAACAAGCTCTCGCCCGCGATCAGCGTCTCGATCTGGGCGGGCACCCGCGCCCGCTTGAGCAGGTCCAGCACCGCTACCGGATCGGTCGGGCTGATCAGCGCGCCGAACAGTAGCGCCCACATCAGCGGCACGTGCAGGCCTACCAGCGCAAACACGAAATACGCCCCGAACCCGATCAGGAATGTGCTCAGCAGCGTGCTCAGGATCGCCAGCGTCAGGATGCTGACCCGCTGCCGCAGCATCTGCCCGGCATTCAGGCTGAGCGCCCCGGCAAACAGCAGGATGCTCAGGATGCCGTTCAGCACGAAGTTGGTGAAGTTCAGCGTCTCCAGCAGCCCCGCCGCCCACCCGCGCAGCCCCGGCACGCCCAGCGCGTCCAGCGCCATCAGCAGCAGGCTGGCCACCGTGCCTGCCAGCGTTACGCCGACCGTCGTGGGAAAGTGCAGCAGGCGCTCGTTCAGGTACGCCAGCACGGCGGTCACGCTCAGCAGGAAGGCGAAGGCGGTCAACATGCCGCCCACTCTAGCCGCCAGAATCAAGAAACCTCCCGCAAAAGGCAGCGGGAGGTGTCTCAAAGTCTAACGGTCTAACTGCTCAAAACCGGCCCTGCTCCGGCTTCTCCAGCCGTCAGACGGTTTGACGGTCAGACCGTTAGACGCTGGCTCAGTCGCGTTCGCGCTCGCGCTCGGCGTTCAGTTGCGCCTGGAGCTGGGCCTGCTTCTGCCGCACGTAATCCTGGTGAAAGCGGCCCTCGTCCATCAGCTCCGTGCCGACGGTCAGCTTGCCGGTCGCCAGTTCGCGCATCGCCTGCGTGACCAGGTTGCGCGTCCGCACCCGCTGCTCGACGGGCAGCACGCTGGGCGCCCCCGAACGCAGTTGCAGGGCACGTTTGGCCGTCACGACCGACAGCCGGTACTTGCTGTCGGTCAGGGAAAGCAACTTGTCGATATCCTTCTCGGCCATCTTCAAAACCCCTTTCCAGGCGGCGGCCCCGGGCACGTCACCTGTCTTGCCGCGCCCCTCCGGACGCTCTCAACCAGGCAGTCTACCCCGCCGGAGCCGATCAACACCAGCGATAGAGGCACATCCTCTTTAACCCCCTCTGCTCCGCCGCTCTGCGAGTCCGGCCCTGCGGGCCACCTTCCCTTAAAACGCCTGCTGTGAAATGCGGGGCTGGTGGGTAGGGCGCGCAGAACCTTTTTTCTCGTCTGGCACGAGGGCGAGCTTCGCCCGCCACCCCCCTCCCCGACCCTCCCCCGCAAGGGGGGAGGGAGCAAGAGAACACGTCTGGGACGAGGAATCTTCTATTGCACATCAAGCGTTCAAAGGGAGGCAACAGCATGAACGTCTTGGGGGCCATCCCTGGCTCCCCTTGAGGGGAGCTGTCAGCGAAGCTGACTGAGGGGTTGACTGGAGCGCAACCGGACATTGCGGTCGCCCTGGCACATCCTGCCCTGGGCTGGGGCCGTTCACCTATCCGTTAAGACGTTTGGCCGATGCCGCACCGCACGCTGTCCCGTAGGCTGCTCCAGATGTTCGGCAATCCTCCCCCTCCACATGAGCTGTTGACCGCTGTGGCCGCGCACTACGGCCAGACCCCGGACACCCTGACCGACCTGGGGAGCTTCGAGAATCAGGTCTACGCCTTTTCCGCGCCCCAGGGCGGGCGGGTGCTGCGGCTGGTCCACAG
The window above is part of the Deinococcus metallilatus genome. Proteins encoded here:
- a CDS encoding cation:proton antiporter, which translates into the protein MLTAFAFLLSVTAVLAYLNERLLHFPTTVGVTLAGTVASLLLMALDALGVPGLRGWAAGLLETLNFTNFVLNGILSILLFAGALSLNAGQMLRQRVSILTLAILSTLLSTFLIGFGAYFVFALVGLHVPLMWALLFGALISPTDPVAVLDLLKRARVPAQIETLIAGESLFNDGVGVVIFLVLAGLAGIGPSHAEPSVLGALSLFVREALGGMLFGALLGGVGYLMLRSIEQHAVEVLLTLALVVGGYVAATALGVSGPLAMVVAGLVISAVKEQAFSPDTRAHVEGFWETADQVLNILLFAFIGLDVLLTRTTGRQLLASVLLIGVSLAARWVSVALPFLLVRAREGYGAYTVRLLTWGGLRGGIAISLALSLPDSPFRMHLLTATYAVVLFTIAVQGLTIMPLVYKASAASTETPARS
- the rpoZ gene encoding DNA-directed RNA polymerase subunit omega, which translates into the protein MAEKDIDKLLSLTDSKYRLSVVTAKRALQLRSGAPSVLPVEQRVRTRNLVTQAMRELATGKLTVGTELMDEGRFHQDYVRQKQAQLQAQLNAERERERD